The proteins below come from a single Plodia interpunctella isolate USDA-ARS_2022_Savannah chromosome 21, ilPloInte3.2, whole genome shotgun sequence genomic window:
- the Slimp gene encoding serine--tRNA synthetase-like protein Slimp, giving the protein MLRKTLLHFIVNKPRDCKVLSVRNSALFINGAKASENFVYVIPYIDFPEQIKHKHIIEDNLLKRKSNIDLNKVENLWSMYEDLKQRKSEYDKKKEEISRELGKLIKSDPEGQEVKRLKIKVDLLKDNIRKLKGPLWSAEEAAILEVLKIPNTLHPQTSDVNKILHTHLSPPSGIKDHLNIGADLGIIEFKKNENYYLKGDGAIFELGAMFYFNEELRRNKFHQFSNPDFVKSVIVEGCGLDHSNPDSTFILHHNENTKVNPDSRLHLTGGGHLCSFLAYYAKNILYSKALPLRYFSMGRRYQPSPIKEDSLFHVSQSSVVQVFGAGKNAEETDMILQELIDILKSVYSQLGYHFRINLVSADKLFMWESLRVAVEMYSTSLNKYVEVANISVSGDFISKRLMFTYVENKQGHFPHIISGTVLNVPKFLACILEQDANFVLPEQFRVENWICN; this is encoded by the coding sequence ATGCTACGTAAGACTTTACttcattttatagtaaataaaccAAGGGACTGCAAAGTGTTGTCAGTGAGAAATTCAGCTCTGTTTATAAATGGTGCAAAAGCATCAGAAAATTTCGTTTATGTGATTCCATATATTGATTTCCCTGAACAGATTAAGCACAAACATATTATTGAAGATAATTTGCTGAAAAGAAAATCCAATATTGACTTAAACAAAGTGGAAAACCTCTGGTCTATGTATGAAGATCTGAAACAAAGGAAATCAGAGTATGACAAGAAGAAAGAGGAAATATCTAGAGAGTTAGGAAAGTTGATTAAGAGTGACCCAGAAGGTCAGGAGGTCAAGCGACTTAAGATAAAAGTTGATCTACTCAAAGACAACATTAGAAAGTTAAAAGGACCTTTGTGGTCTGCCGAGGAGGCTGCAATACTTGAAGTATTGAAGATTCCCAACACATTGCATCCTCAAACATCAGATGTAAATAAGATATTGCACACCCACCTGTCTCCACCAAGTGGCATAAAGGACCATTTAAATATTGGTGCAGATCTTGGCATTAttgaatttaagaaaaatgagaattattatttgaaaggTGATGGAGCTATATTTGAACTTGGAGCAATGTTCTATTTTAACGAAGAGTTGAGAAGAAATAAGTTTCATCAATTTTCGAATCctgattttgtaaaaagtgtCATAGTTGAAGGATGCGGGCTGGACCATTCCAATCCTGACTCCACATTTATTCTACACCACAATGAGAACACTAAAGTGAACCCTGATAGCCGATTACATTTGACAGGTGGTGGACACTTATGTTCATTTTTGGCATATtatgctaaaaatattttgtacagcAAAGCTTTGCCTTTGAGGTATTTTTCAATGGGAAGACGATATCAACCATCCCCCATTAAAGAAGATAGCTTGTTTCATGTCAGTCAATCTTCGGTAGTACAGGTGTTTGGTGCAGGGAAAAATGCTGAAGAAACTGATATGATTTTACAAGAATTAATTGATATATTAAAATCGGTTTATAGCCAATTGGGATATCACTTCAGAATAAATCTTGTATCTGCAGATAAATTGTTCATGTGGGAATCGTTGCGAGTAGCTGTAGAGATGTATTCAACATCGCTTAACAAATATGTTGAAGTTGCTAATATATCGGTCAGTGGCGACTTTATAAGCAAAAGACTAATGTTCACATATGTGGAGAATAAACAGGGTCACTTTCCTCACATTATTTCAGGTACAGTGTTAAATGTACCAAAGTTTTTAGCGTGCATTTTGGAACAGGATGCAAACTTTGTTTTACCAGAGCAGTTTAGAGTTGAAAATTggatttgtaattaa
- the Tango2 gene encoding transport and Golgi organization protein 2, which translates to MCILFIYNGNEDVESDYRLIIATNRDEFYERPAQIMAPWEGQADVLAGKDVRGGGTWLALSAVTKKIGVLLNHPVAPTKTAVKSRGKIAIDYVKGGLSIREFVDSMREYFQECPGFIFVSLDFGNDYTKVHSYTKNTDNLEEHSEKYLGFGNSAPATPFKKVQAGRQRMQGVCQRLNKIHMKEQLVNELIELLRWEEKHLPDQVIEGQHPDNYKHLSSVYVHVPNIYGTRTHTLVLITKDGGMDVIEVTLRAPIDSQKPNWEKTKFRFKL; encoded by the exons ATgtgcatattatttatatacaacgGCAATGAGGACGTAGAGAGCGACTACAGACTGATAATTGCCACAAATCGTGATGAATTTTATGAGCGACCAGCTCAGATTATGGCTCCTTGGGAAGGACAAGCCGATGTCCTTGCAG GCAAAGATGTAAGGGGAGGCGGCACCTGGCTAGCTTTATCTGCAGTGACCAAAAAAATCGGAGTGTTGCTCAACCACCCGGTAGCTCCTACGAAGACCGCCGTGAAAA GTCGTGGAAAAATCGCCATAGACTATGTAAAAGGCGGATTATCTATCAGAGAATTTGTCGACTCTATGAGGGAATATTTCCAGGAGTGTCCTGgatttattttcgtttctCTAGATTTTGG taacgACTATACAAAAGTTCATtcatacacaaaaaatactgaCAACCTAGAAGAACACAGCGAGAAATATCTTGGATTCGGGAACAGTGCGCCGGCGACGCCTTTTAAGAAGGTCCAGGCGGGGAGACAGAGGATGCAGGGCGTCTGCCAGAGATTGAACAAGATTCACATGAAGGAACAACTTGTGAACGAACTTATTGAGCTACTTCGGTGGGAAGAAAA acaCTTGCCAGACCAAGTGATAGAGGGACAACATCCTGATAATTATAAACACCTAAGCTCCGTATATGTTCACGTGCCAAACATTTACGGTACAAG AACACATACTCTAGTTTTGATAACTAAAGATGGCGGTATGGACGTCATAGAAGTAACATTACGAGCTCCAATAGACTCTCAAAAGCCTAACTGGGAAAAAACTAAATTCcgatttaaattatga